AGACTCTGGCGATACGCGCACCATTTTACTCCTCAGTCCCGGCGATATTTTTCCTCTAACTTTTTCGGTGACCCTCGATTGGGAAAAGTACCGGACCAAACATTTTTACCAGACGCTTACTCCGACGACTTTGGAAGCTTTGGAGGTAAGCCAGCTAAAAGAAAGGGTCGATAACAATCCGACTATGATGGAGACCTACCTTAACTACTTGGCCGCTTCTAACCAAACGGTGATAAATCAACTAGAAATTATGAAAAATAAAAAAGCCATCGATAAGATTGAGTTTTTGTTGCCTTATTTAGTTATGAAGCTTGCCGACAAGATCGGGCCAAATACTTATCGCCTGCGGATACGCATTAGCCATCAGGAGTTCGCCGACCTCTGCGGCGTAACCCGCGAGACCACAACGGCGCTTATAAAACAGCTAGAGCGAGCAAAAATACTAGACCAATCCAGCGGCCACTGGATTCTGCACGTGGATAAGCTGGGTGGACCATTCGAGGAAGATTACAAATATTCAGAGTAAAAATTAACTGACTATATGCTGGGCGCCCGTCTAAGATAGCTAATGTAAGGTTAGGAGAGATTTAATGGATTTACAAAATGAAGCGCCTGAGTCTGACTTTCAAATTATCAGCCAGGTATTTAGGGATGGCTCACCTATTCCGCCTCAATACACCTGCAAGGGTCAAAATGTTAGCCCGCCATTGAATTTTCTGAATGTTCCAGATGGGGCCCAATGCTTGGCACTTATTATGCACGACCCGGACGCGCCGGTTGGTGACTTTACTCATTGGCTAGTTTGGGACATCCCGACATCGACCGAAACAATTGCCGCCAACAGTATTCCAGTCGGTGCCGTGCAAGGAATGAACGACATGGACGAGGTTGGCTACACAGGACCTTGCCCGCCCGCCGGCACCGGCACACATCGATACGTATTTGAGGCTTACGCTTTAAGTGCAGCCTTAAGCTTGGAGTCAGGCTCTAATCGCGCCCAGTTGCAGCAAGCCATGAGCGGTAAAGTTGTGGCCGCTGCTACGCTCGTTGGCACTTTTGCCGCCGATTAAACTGGCGCGTAATCAACGTGACACGCGCCGCGGCCGGTCTTTTCTGTAAATTTTTGGTGATACTCTTCGGCGGGCCAGAACTGTCCAGCAGGTTCCAGTTGGGTAACTACTTTGCCGGAGTATTCTTTTTCGTTTAATTCATTTATCATCTGCTGCGCCTGTTCTTTTTGTTCGTTGTCACTATAAAAAATAGCCGAGCGGTAATTATCACCCACATCCGGCCCCTGCCTGTTAAGCTGCGTTGGATCATGCAGCCTAAAAAAGTGCTTCAAGAGTGTTTGGTAGCTAACTTTACTCGGATCGAATTCTACTCGCACCGCTTCAGCGTGACCGGTCGCGTGCGATAGCACATCCTCGTAGGTCGGGTGGCTCTTGTGCCCGCCGGCGTAGCCAGCGGTTGTCTTGGTAACTCCTGGAACTTGGTCAAAATAATACTGCACTCCCCAAAAACACCCTGCCGCAAAAAGCGCAACGCCACTAGCCGCCCGACCCTGTTGCCCGGCAAAGCCGGCCATACCGGCAGGCTCTTGGCGCACTGCGGCGTCAGAAGCTGCGGTGTTCATTCAAAGTACCTGCATGTACGTTTCATTGCGCTCCTTACTTCTTCCTTGCACTTACACCCAAGCTCGTGCGTTGCTGAATCATCATCTACCAATTACTCTCTTACTCTTGCGACTTCGGAGAGCAATAGATTAGTACAATACAAGGAAAGGATGAAGCGTGGAGCGAGCCGTATTTATTGATACGGTGAGCGAGCCCTGTAGTCCTTGACGACGTAATGTGCAATCTATTATTCTCCGACTTTGACGTCTTTCCAAAAGGCTATATAGCCACTAAAATCTTTGCCCGAACTATTTTTTACTATTTCTATAGCACTGGGCTTGGGATTTGGATAAGACCAGGCATTGTCTTTCGACCAGTTATCGCCCTCGCCAACATCATAGTACTGGCATTCGCCTTTCCATGGACAAGTGTAAGGTGTGTCGCTTTTTCTTAAAAATTTTTGATTAACTGAACTTTCCGGAAAATACCAGTTACCTTCAATGTAGATAAGTTCTTTTCTATCGGCTTCAGCAATGGTTTGGCTGTTCCATATTGCTTTCATGCTTTTTATTTTATCGCCTAAAAGCCCAAATCTAAAGTAGCGAACCTGATGATCTTCTTCATCCTCGGCGCCACTCTCGCCAATCGGTGTAGTAAGGGCCTTTAAAATAACCCGGCTGCTCGTTTAACGGCTGTTTCTGTTTGACGCGCCTCATAAAACTGCCTCCTTTCTATCTTGCAAGCTTAGAATAGCTAGTAATAGGCTCAATTAGCTATGAATCTACTCACTTTTTACGGCTTAGATACAAACTTATTGCCATTAATGTAAAAACGAGCGTCGACTTCAACCGCCTTGCTAATACCAATTCTGGGGCCGATCACAATGTCTTCTTTCTTTATGATTTCCCAAGGGCTTTCTAGTGAGATACTTGACTTGTTAAGTTTTTTGCCAGAGAACTCCGTCGACTTAATACCGAGCGCTTGGGCTAATTTACCTGGTCCGTTAGTTAAATTTTTTATGTCGGTAATACCACGGTTTTTTCGCATTATTTCAATTCCCTCTAAGGGCTCGGCGGCACGGATTAGCACCCCCTCTCCTCTACCCGCCGGACCAGTAACTATGTTAAGTGCGTAGTGCATGCCATAAGTAAAATAAACATATATGGTGCCGCCGGCTTCGAACATCGGCGCCGTCCGCCTAGTTAATCCCCTAAAGCTATGGCTGGCTGGGTCGTCCTGATGATAAGCTTCGGTCTCAACTATTTTCGCTTTTATAATCCCACGCGGAGTTTGCCGCACTAATTTCCAGCCCAGCAAAAGCGGTGCCGCTTCACTCGAGGGTAGCTTTAGAATTTCAGAAAGATGATTCATTAAGAGTATATGTAAGATAGAGCCGCGCGCTTAGCGTAGTCTTTATTATCTGAGCCATGGATATTTTGCTCAATGTAGGAGTCAATAGCGTGAGCCGGTGCTCCGTGTCTGGCCATGTCAAGCGCATGGTTAAAATGAGTAAGGTTTAAAGCCTCCTTCACGACGATGCGGCTGCTCTTAAAAGTAGCCCCAGCGTATTGCTCGGCCTTTTCTAATTGATTACTGGCAATGAGCAACCTTGCTATTTCCAAAAAATCAGGAGTTAGAGCTGCTCTCATTAAGTTCTTGCCATAAGGGTCTGAGGAGTAAAAATTAATGGTGTCTAGGGTATTGCTCAAACAATCACCTTCGCGAGTATTGATAATATTTCTAGCTTTTCTAAGGACGGCATCATCAAGAATTTTTTTAAGCTTCTCTGTTCTTTTTGATTTACCAATGCTATTAATGTGGTAAATGGCTTGCTCTATCTGCTCTGTGCGAATACATTCTTCTATGAATTCTAGATCGGGCTTCGCCTCGCTATCGCTCCTCAACTCCCGCTGAGATTCATTGGCCCGGGCGCCAAGCGTATTCATGGCAGTATCCGCCTCTTTTTGGAGAGCCTCTATTCTCTCGCGGGCCAGCGCTCTGAAATGATCAAATGCCTCGTTTATAATGTCGGGCTGTATTAAGCCAGGCTCCAGCGCTCTTTCGGCAGCTTCTTGAAGACTCATAGATAGAATTTTGTCCAGTTCAGCCATTACTTCCGGGGCAAAGTCTGCCACATCTAAACCGTCTTCTGCGAAGTCGCCGAGCTGCGCTCGCAATGCTTCCATTAACGGCTTACGATATGCAGCCACCAGCTCACACGGTGGCACTTGGTCCTCCAAGCTAGCTGGCGGCAAAGTTAACTGAACATCGGGAGAAGTCAGCTCACGAGTGGTGGCGTAGGCGAATTGCATCCTGACGCTGTAGTGGCATTGCTTCAGGACTTTGGACATAGATCCCAGAAAAGCCAGTTCAAGGTTCAACTCATTAACAGGCTGGCCGCTATCTTCTAGCATCTGCCTTCCCTCAAGAACTATCGCGTTAAGCTCTTCAGCCACAGCCTCCTGAAAAGTTTCTTGTCTTTCTGCGGCTAGATCTAGTTTTCGTGATCTTATTTCGTGGTCACTGTTGCCCAAAAAACTTTCGGTCATATTGTCTACTCAAACTTTAAGTCTGGATAAATCCCGCGGGTGACGTCATCGACATCGTAACGCAGCTGCGGGAAAGGCACGCCTTCGCGAGCAGTGACTCCCTCTAGTAACCAAAAAACCCGCTCAGAATGACCCCAACCGCAAGTTGGCGGCATACCATATTCCAGCATTTCTACGTAATCTATATCAAGCATCTGGGCTTCTTCGTCACCGGCGTCGCGCATAGCTTGCTGTTCGCGGAAGCGAGCCAGCTGGTCTAGTGGATCATTCAGCTCGCTATAACCGTTACCGAGTTCGGTACCGGCAATTACGGGCTGGAAACGCTCTACGGTTTCTGGACGCTCTGGATTCTTTTTGGCCAGCGGGCTGATAAATAGCGGCGTATTAATTAACCAAGTCGGACCTTCTAAGTCTTTTCTGATGTTCTTCCAGAGTTTGTCTATGCCCCGAGCTTTGTTGTCGGTCTTTTCGACCACTAACTTATTGTCGGCTAGGGCTTTTTTAACGTCTTCTAGGCTGCAGTTATAAGGATCAATGCCATATTTTGATTCAATAGCCTCGGCATAATCAAGCTTTTGCCACTGCTTATCGAGGTCCACTTTAAAATCGCCTATTTCAAACTGCATTTTGCCAAAGGTTTTAAGCGCAATGTATTTAAACATGTCTTCCATAAATGCCATACCATCGCGCCAGTCGGCGTAAGCCCAGTACCATTCCATGGCTACGTGCTCAGGCAGATGCTCGTCGGTGTAATGTTCGTTGCGAAAGCGCGGACCGATATCATATACCTTTTCGTAACCGCCGCCAATTAGTTTTTTGAGCGGTAATTCATGACTAATGCGCAAGTAAAAATCCTGGTCTAAAACATCCATGTGGGTTTTAAAAGGTTTAGCATCAGCCCCGCCGGTTGTGTGCTCTAAAACTGGAATATTTACCTCAACAAAACCATGTTTATTCAGATATTCGCGGTTAGCTTCCCAGAATTTGCTGCGCCGGATAAAACGCTCGTAGACTTCCTGGTTGGCATTAAGGTCGACGTAGCGGCGGCGAAAACGCTCTTCTTTATTAGTCAAACCGTCTCTGCCCGGCAGCGGCCGCAAGCTTTTAGCCAGCAATCTGAGCTCACTAACCTGAACTGATATCTCGCCAGTTTGAGTCTTGATAACAGGCCCAGTAGCCTGGATAAAATCTCCACTGTTTAATAGGCCGATTTCAGAAAAATTAAGCTGGCTTTTACTGTGGTCGGCTGCCGGCATATTTGTTTCCGTCAAGAACAACTGGAGCTGGCCGCTATGGTCTTTTAAAACAATGAAGGCAATCTTACCAAAGCTGCGAATACCAGTTACCCGGCCAACGACACTGACTTCATTGCCGGATAACTCCTCGAATTTCGGAGTTATGTCGCCAAGTAAATGAGTCCTTTTAGCGTGGGCGGGGTATGGATCGATGCCGAGCTTCTTGATTTCTTCAAGTTTTTTCAGCCGCTCGTCGCGATAGTCTTTCAGAGTTGCCATATAAATAGTAGTTTATATTCTTTGGTATCTATTATCAAAGAATAGCGTAAAGTTATGAGATGTCAGTAATCTTGTAGGAGACCGAATTTATTTCGATCTGGTCACCAACTTTTTTGCCCAGCAAAGCTTTGCCAATTGGAGCCTCGTCGGATAGTTTACCGTTCAAGGGATCGGCCTCCATGGTGCCCACAACTTGGAATTCCTTAGTGGTGCCGTCGTTTTTTAGCTTAACCACCGAACCCAAACGTACCTGGCCGTCGCTTTTAGGTTTCTTGATAACCTGGGCGTTTTGCAAAATGTGGTCTAGCTCGGAAATGCGGGATTCTAAGCGATCTTGCTCTTCGCGGGCAGTTTGATACTCGGCGTTTTCGCTTAAGTCACCTAACTCACGAGCTTCTTTAATGCGGTCAGCAACAGCCACACGCTGAGACATTAAACCTTCAAGCTCACTTTTAAGCTCGTCTAGTCCGGATTGGGTCAGTTTAAACTGTTTTTTCATGATTTACTAAAACCTTGTCTTAAAAAAATAACCCCAAGTTCCCCACGAAAGAACTAAGAATGTCGCTTGATTATAGCAAGCCAAGATTTATTTGCCTAGTACTTGGATTACAGAAGTTAAGCCGACAATTTGAGTCTCTTCTGAGCTGCGCGATTTAAGCTCAAAACCGCCGCTCTCAAGAGATTTAGCACTAACCACTAGGCGGAATGGCAGACCCAATAAATCGGCGTCAGCAAACTGCTCGCCAGGCCGCTCGCCTCGATCGTCGTAGAGCACCTCGATGCCAGCTGATTTAAGCTTTTCATAGGCTTCGTCGGCTGCTTTTAATATCGCGGGATCATCGCCCAATCGGCACAAATAAACATGATACGGGGCTACATTCACTGGCCATACCAACCCGCGCTCGTCGGCAAACTTTTCAGCTATAACACCCATAAGTCTAGTGATCCCGATGCCATAAGACGCCAAGTAGACTGGCTTCTCTTGCCCTTCGGCGTCGCTAAAGTAAACGCCCATTTGCTGAGCCTTATCGGACCCAAAGTTAAAAATGTTACCTACTTCGGCGCTTTTGACCACTTCTAGTTCGTCTTTTGAAATGTTAAGTTCCTTGATAGCTTCATCTAGAACTTCTTCGTTTACAGCAATATTTCGGCCACGATGCAAGTAAAGAACATCTTCGCCAGCATCACAAATGGTCTGGAACTCATGACTGAATTTAGTAAACGCGCCACCGCTCGCGAAAGTTACGAATGTTTCCTTGCCAATGCCAAGCCGTTCGTAAACTTTTTTGTAGGCTTCGATAACTTTGTTGTAGTAATCATCCAGATCTTCGGCCGAAGTGTGCAGAGAGTACATGTCTTTCATGACGAATTCGCGGCCGCGCATTATGCCGCTTTTGGCCCTAAGTTCGTTACGCAGTTTTGTTTGGAATTGGTAAACGCTAGCTGGCAAGTCTTTATAACTCTGGATGAACTGCTGCATCATGGCCAGAATTGGTTCCTCATGACTCCAGGCCAAGCCCAACTCACTTCCATCCTGCAAATGAGTCTTAAACCAAACGTCTACGACCTTTTCGTCCCAACGGCCGGTTTTCTGCCAGATATCCGGTCGTTGCAGATTGGTCATTATCAGCTCTTGGCCGCCAATAGCATTCATTTCTTCGCGAACAATTTGTTTGATGTTTTCCAGCACCTTAAAGCCGAGCGGCAAATAATCATAAACGCCGGCCATTTCTTTATGCACAAAACCAGCGCGAATCAATAATTGTGCGTTAAGAGATTCTTCGTCAGCCGGTGTTTGCTTGCGAGTAGAAATAAATAGTTGGCTTCGTCTCATATCTTGATTTAGTTTACCTAGAAAAGTCCGCTAGTGGAAGTGAACACCAAAAGCGACCAGATTGTTGAGCATGTGCACTAATATTCCAGCATAGAGCGCACCAGTCGATTCCCTAAGATAAACCAGCACCAACGAAAGAACAAAAGTATCGATGCCAGCGGCCCAAAGCAGTGGCGCACCACCACCAATTTCTAGATGGGCAATTCCAAACAAAATGCTGGTAACAATTGCCGCCGGCCAAAACTTTAGCCTGGCTCTTAAGCCCGAAAATAAATAACCACGAACCAGCGGCTCTTCGCCAAGAGGCGGCACAATCACCAGAGCTGCGAAAGCCAGCAGATTATCAGTGGTGGTAGTTATATTGTTAAAACCCAGATCCTGTTGCTGATTGGTGTTAACATTGGGCAAAAATACACTGACTAGCAGGCTGGCAACTATAAGTAGTCCGTAAAATACGGTGAAGCCAATCAGGGCTTTGAATACGTCGTCCCAAATCGGCCGGCGGCCAAGTCCTATGAATCTTGGCGGCAAACGACGGTTTTTAAGACTCAATAAAACTAGGGCTACCGCCAGACCTTCGGCGAGTATGACATAAAAAAATTGCCCAGCCGACGAATTATCAAGCAGGCCGGCCACATTGATATGGGGGTGCATAATCGACAAAATCAACTCAACTATAAAAGCAGCCAGAATTTGACTAAAGAAAAAAATGACTAGCGTGTTGAAAATTAGCCAATACGGACCGCCCAGGTCTGCCCTGTCTCGGCCCTTAAAAAGATTTAGCTTTGTCTTCATGTTTCCTCTAGAAGAATCGCCTGACGTCTACAATGGTTATTAAAACCATCAAAGCCAGCAATACAACCATGCCAGCGCCGACGATTTTTTCTTCAGTCTCCGGAGCGAGGGGTTTCTTAAAGATGCCGCGCGACACCAGCATCATAAAGAGCCGTCCGCCATCCAGAGCCGGTATCGGCAAGACATTCATGAGTGCCAAAGTCAAAGATATAAGTGCGATTAAAGCAATAACAAAATTAAAGCCCAGGCTGCCGCTGTTCCAAAGAACATCCATAATAGCCACCGGACCGCCAACTTGGCTCTCGGCTGCTGTTTGACCATTAACCCTGGCCGCGTGATTGCCCGTAACCAATCCAGCAATCAACGATCCCAGCCCGCCGATTGCGTGGCCCAGGCCTTGAACGGTTAACCAGACAAGTTGACTGGCAAAACCGATTGCCGTAAGCGGAGCGCTCCAGGTTGAGCGCTGAATTGTAATCTGATTAGGCGACACTCCTAGATAACCCTTCTGGCCGTTGCTGGCCTCAACTTCTTTAGCGCCCAGAAGCTGCACGTCTTTGGTCTCTATTTTTCCGCTGTGCTTATAAGTCAGCGTCACTTTTTTGCCGGCAAATCGAGTAGTGGCGTCATGGAGTTGCGAAGTAGTATTGATGTTATCGTGCTGATTCTTGTAGCTAACCGAGGTAATAATATCTTGACTGGATAGTCCAATCTTTTGGGCCGGCGAGCCGTCGATTACAAGACCAGCTTCTACTTGCTGTTGAATAACGTGCGTATCGTTTTTAATAGTGAATTGATCTTGGCCGTTATAGTCTTTACTAATCAGGACCGGCATACCAACCCAGCCCAAAATTGTTAAGAGAACAAGTCCAATTAAGGCATTCATGGCTACGCCAGCCAATAAAATTTTGGTCTTTGAGCCGAGAGCGGCCGCGCCAAAACTACCCTTGGCGGTATCGTTATCGTGCTCGCCTTTAAGTTTCACAAAACCACCCAGCGGCAGCCAGTTAACGCTTAGTAGCAAGCCGCTTTTTAGACGGCGGCCGTAAGCTCTCGGCGGAAAACCTAAGCCGAACTCTTCGGCGTCAACGCCGTTTCGTCGAGCCACAATAAAATGGCCCCATTCGTGACCTAAAATCAAGCCTATGAAAAGAATTACGGCCAACACAAACAGAGCTATTTGCATAAGCTAAATTGTATCACGCTAACCTGATAATAATCTGTTAGCTAAGCTCCATATCGGCGCTGGCGATTGGCGAACTCGTCTAGTGCGAAGTCAATGTCTTCGGGAGTAAAGTCGGGCCAGTGCTTATCTAGAAATAGCAGTTCAGAATAGGCTGCCCTATAGAGCATGAAGCCACTTAGTCGCTGTTCGCCAGAGGTTCGGATAATCAGATCCAGTGGTGGCACTTCCGGCTTGTATAAGTAGCTTTCAAAGGTTTCTAAGTCTAGTGAATCTGCATTAATTTTTTGTTCAATTATCGCCTTGGCCGCATCTACTATTTCCTGCTGCCCGCCATAATTGAAGCATAAAGCCAGAGTCCCGCCGGTATTGCCAGCTGTTTTACTCTCGGCCTGCTCAATGGCTTTGAGAACCGGCTTTGATAGTTTATCGCGGCTGCCAAGAATTAAAATCTTGATATTATCGCGGTGAAAATCGTCTAAGTATTCTGTAATTGCCCGCGTAACCAAACGCATCAAAAAGCCTACTTCTTCTTCGGTACGCTTCCAGTTCTCGGTAGAGAAAACAAAGGCGCTAAGATACGGGATTTTCTTTTCTAGAAACGTGTAGCGTGAAAGTTCATAAAAGTTCTTGTAACCGGCCAGGTGGCCGTCCATTGGTTTTTTGCCCTGGGCGCGCGCCCAGCGACGATTGCCGTCCATAATGACGCCTATATGCTGTGGTTTCACCTATTTATTCCTGCTCGTAACATAATCTATTAAATCTGATAAAAAATCTTTGGCGGCCTGATCAAAACTACTGGAAGTGATAGCTTTTTTAGTCTTAGTAGAAAACTCTTGGGCTTTGGCCTCTACGGCAGAACGAGCGCCGCAATTTTCGACAATTGCCTGTACTTCTTCAAATTCTGATTGACTTAAGTGCTGGTTCCCCAACGCCTTGCGCACTAAACCTGCGTTTTGATGGCCTGCACGCTCCAAAGTATACAGCATTAAGAGCGTAAATTTACCTTCTTTTAGATCGTCTTGAGCCGATTTACCCGTTTCTGTTGGATTGCCAAACAGGCCTAAAAGATCATCTTGCAACTGAAAAGCCACACCGGCCGGCCGGCCAATCGATTCTATTTCCTTCATAAAGTCTGGCTCGGCTTTGCCGGCTAAAATAGCGCCGAGCTGCAATGGGCTAATGAAGCTGTAGTAGCTGACTTTCATCTCTAGTAAATGGATAATTTGTGCCTCGGTAGCTTGAACTTTTAGGTCATTATTCAAATCATCCATTTGCCCGTAAACCGTAGCTAAGATATTCCTATGCAGGACCTGCGATGCCTGGCTTAAACGAGCCGGCTCGGCCTCAATTAAGCTCAAGATGTACGAAGCTAGATGCTCGCCCAGCAAACCAACATTAATAGCCATCATGCTGGCCAAATACTCACTGCTTTTACCTAGTTCGGCAGCCAACAGTCTATGGACCGTTGGCTTGCCTCGACGCTCTGGCGAACGATCCATAACATCGTCAATAATGCATAGATAACTTTGAACCAGTTCTTGGGCAATGGCGGCGTTAATAATAGAGTCCGAAGACTCACCGGCTAAGCTTTCGTACGCAAAAAGAGTCAGAGCACCGCGCAGCCTCTTGCCTGGCCGCAAAGTGAACTCTTTTAAGTACCCTAGAAGTTTAAGTTCGTAGTCATTAAGCTCCAGACCGCCCGCCGAAAGATCCGATTCAAAAAAATCAGCCAAGGCATTGTCGATCCGCTGGCGATAACTTTCGAGCTGGGACTGCATGCTAACCCGCTAAACGGTCATTATCTCTTGTTCTTTGGCTTTGGCTAGAGCTTCAACTTCAGCTTTTTGTTTAGCAAGCAGTTCATCTACTTGTTTTTCAAAACGAGCAAGATCGTCTTTGCTAATATCTTTATCTTTTTCGGCTTGCTCGGCGCGTCGGAGTGCCTCGTGGCGGATATTGCGGGCACTGATCATAGTTTCTTCAACTTTCTGGCCCAGGACTTTGACCATTTGC
This window of the Candidatus Saccharimonadales bacterium genome carries:
- a CDS encoding DNA-3-methyladenine glycosylase, with translation MNHLSEILKLPSSEAAPLLLGWKLVRQTPRGIIKAKIVETEAYHQDDPASHSFRGLTRRTAPMFEAGGTIYVYFTYGMHYALNIVTGPAGRGEGVLIRAAEPLEGIEIMRKNRGITDIKNLTNGPGKLAQALGIKSTEFSGKKLNKSSISLESPWEIIKKEDIVIGPRIGISKAVEVDARFYINGNKFVSKP
- a CDS encoding polyprenyl synthetase family protein, translated to MQSQLESYRQRIDNALADFFESDLSAGGLELNDYELKLLGYLKEFTLRPGKRLRGALTLFAYESLAGESSDSIINAAIAQELVQSYLCIIDDVMDRSPERRGKPTVHRLLAAELGKSSEYLASMMAINVGLLGEHLASYILSLIEAEPARLSQASQVLHRNILATVYGQMDDLNNDLKVQATEAQIIHLLEMKVSYYSFISPLQLGAILAGKAEPDFMKEIESIGRPAGVAFQLQDDLLGLFGNPTETGKSAQDDLKEGKFTLLMLYTLERAGHQNAGLVRKALGNQHLSQSEFEEVQAIVENCGARSAVEAKAQEFSTKTKKAITSSSFDQAAKDFLSDLIDYVTSRNK
- the greA gene encoding transcription elongation factor GreA — translated: MKKQFKLTQSGLDELKSELEGLMSQRVAVADRIKEARELGDLSENAEYQTAREEQDRLESRISELDHILQNAQVIKKPKSDGQVRLGSVVKLKNDGTTKEFQVVGTMEADPLNGKLSDEAPIGKALLGKKVGDQIEINSVSYKITDIS
- a CDS encoding Crp/Fnr family transcriptional regulator, encoding MKKSPYEINVEKLFSGARVRKFPKNQIVYYQGDLLTQVYLVKEGHLKAYTILDSGDTRTILLLSPGDIFPLTFSVTLDWEKYRTKHFYQTLTPTTLEALEVSQLKERVDNNPTMMETYLNYLAASNQTVINQLEIMKNKKAIDKIEFLLPYLVMKLADKIGPNTYRLRIRISHQEFADLCGVTRETTTALIKQLERAKILDQSSGHWILHVDKLGGPFEEDYKYSE
- the msrA gene encoding peptide-methionine (S)-S-oxide reductase MsrA, which codes for MNTAASDAAVRQEPAGMAGFAGQQGRAASGVALFAAGCFWGVQYYFDQVPGVTKTTAGYAGGHKSHPTYEDVLSHATGHAEAVRVEFDPSKVSYQTLLKHFFRLHDPTQLNRQGPDVGDNYRSAIFYSDNEQKEQAQQMINELNEKEYSGKVVTQLEPAGQFWPAEEYHQKFTEKTGRGACHVDYAPV
- the lysS gene encoding lysine--tRNA ligase, which encodes MATLKDYRDERLKKLEEIKKLGIDPYPAHAKRTHLLGDITPKFEELSGNEVSVVGRVTGIRSFGKIAFIVLKDHSGQLQLFLTETNMPAADHSKSQLNFSEIGLLNSGDFIQATGPVIKTQTGEISVQVSELRLLAKSLRPLPGRDGLTNKEERFRRRYVDLNANQEVYERFIRRSKFWEANREYLNKHGFVEVNIPVLEHTTGGADAKPFKTHMDVLDQDFYLRISHELPLKKLIGGGYEKVYDIGPRFRNEHYTDEHLPEHVAMEWYWAYADWRDGMAFMEDMFKYIALKTFGKMQFEIGDFKVDLDKQWQKLDYAEAIESKYGIDPYNCSLEDVKKALADNKLVVEKTDNKARGIDKLWKNIRKDLEGPTWLINTPLFISPLAKKNPERPETVERFQPVIAGTELGNGYSELNDPLDQLARFREQQAMRDAGDEEAQMLDIDYVEMLEYGMPPTCGWGHSERVFWLLEGVTAREGVPFPQLRYDVDDVTRGIYPDLKFE
- a CDS encoding aminoacyl--tRNA ligase-related protein, with translation MRRSQLFISTRKQTPADEESLNAQLLIRAGFVHKEMAGVYDYLPLGFKVLENIKQIVREEMNAIGGQELIMTNLQRPDIWQKTGRWDEKVVDVWFKTHLQDGSELGLAWSHEEPILAMMQQFIQSYKDLPASVYQFQTKLRNELRAKSGIMRGREFVMKDMYSLHTSAEDLDDYYNKVIEAYKKVYERLGIGKETFVTFASGGAFTKFSHEFQTICDAGEDVLYLHRGRNIAVNEEVLDEAIKELNISKDELEVVKSAEVGNIFNFGSDKAQQMGVYFSDAEGQEKPVYLASYGIGITRLMGVIAEKFADERGLVWPVNVAPYHVYLCRLGDDPAILKAADEAYEKLKSAGIEVLYDDRGERPGEQFADADLLGLPFRLVVSAKSLESGGFELKSRSSEETQIVGLTSVIQVLGK
- a CDS encoding CPBP family intramembrane glutamic endopeptidase translates to MKTKLNLFKGRDRADLGGPYWLIFNTLVIFFFSQILAAFIVELILSIMHPHINVAGLLDNSSAGQFFYVILAEGLAVALVLLSLKNRRLPPRFIGLGRRPIWDDVFKALIGFTVFYGLLIVASLLVSVFLPNVNTNQQQDLGFNNITTTTDNLLAFAALVIVPPLGEEPLVRGYLFSGLRARLKFWPAAIVTSILFGIAHLEIGGGAPLLWAAGIDTFVLSLVLVYLRESTGALYAGILVHMLNNLVAFGVHFH
- a CDS encoding DUF427 domain-containing protein — translated: MKAIWNSQTIAEADRKELIYIEGNWYFPESSVNQKFLRKSDTPYTCPWKGECQYYDVGEGDNWSKDNAWSYPNPKPSAIEIVKNSSGKDFSGYIAFWKDVKVGE
- a CDS encoding RIP metalloprotease codes for the protein MQIALFVLAVILFIGLILGHEWGHFIVARRNGVDAEEFGLGFPPRAYGRRLKSGLLLSVNWLPLGGFVKLKGEHDNDTAKGSFGAAALGSKTKILLAGVAMNALIGLVLLTILGWVGMPVLISKDYNGQDQFTIKNDTHVIQQQVEAGLVIDGSPAQKIGLSSQDIITSVSYKNQHDNINTTSQLHDATTRFAGKKVTLTYKHSGKIETKDVQLLGAKEVEASNGQKGYLGVSPNQITIQRSTWSAPLTAIGFASQLVWLTVQGLGHAIGGLGSLIAGLVTGNHAARVNGQTAAESQVGGPVAIMDVLWNSGSLGFNFVIALIALISLTLALMNVLPIPALDGGRLFMMLVSRGIFKKPLAPETEEKIVGAGMVVLLALMVLITIVDVRRFF
- the uppS gene encoding polyprenyl diphosphate synthase, with the protein product MKPQHIGVIMDGNRRWARAQGKKPMDGHLAGYKNFYELSRYTFLEKKIPYLSAFVFSTENWKRTEEEVGFLMRLVTRAITEYLDDFHRDNIKILILGSRDKLSKPVLKAIEQAESKTAGNTGGTLALCFNYGGQQEIVDAAKAIIEQKINADSLDLETFESYLYKPEVPPLDLIIRTSGEQRLSGFMLYRAAYSELLFLDKHWPDFTPEDIDFALDEFANRQRRYGA
- a CDS encoding YbhB/YbcL family Raf kinase inhibitor-like protein, whose product is MDLQNEAPESDFQIISQVFRDGSPIPPQYTCKGQNVSPPLNFLNVPDGAQCLALIMHDPDAPVGDFTHWLVWDIPTSTETIAANSIPVGAVQGMNDMDEVGYTGPCPPAGTGTHRYVFEAYALSAALSLESGSNRAQLQQAMSGKVVAAATLVGTFAAD